In the Pleurodeles waltl isolate 20211129_DDA chromosome 3_1, aPleWal1.hap1.20221129, whole genome shotgun sequence genome, AGGGCATAAGTCCCAGATTTACTTTGATTTTATGTTGGGGTTGCATCACCTTTGTGGCGCAGCCctgatgcaaaatcatttttgAGATTTCCTAAGCCACGGAATGTCAATTTGGTGGCTTTGCATGGTTGAGTAAAAATAAGGTAAGGCAAGGGAGTGTatattgctgccttgcgttactttgcactagggaggcattacatgggtggaggatGGACGTTCCCATGTCATaacccatgaattttgatgcaaacccagatttacagacTTGCAAACCTGGGTTTGCTCCAAAAATAATACACCTGCTATAGAGAAGCATAATGAGGAAACATATCTGTAGATCTCATTACTTCCTCTccatagaaagagaaatatgcctttatagattgtttttgtgcagaaaggtatctcttCCAATACTACCTATAATGCAGGAACTCCTGTGCCATGGTGTTAGGATTCTTTGTAGATATTGAGCTGAtcagctctctccctttcacacaacacagcgcagcaacttAGCTTGATGTCATGCATTGCCTGAACTTTTATTAAATATGCTCCAAATTGTGAATCATTAGCCAAGGGGTAAAAATGTACTCTCTTAGAGTGAAAAATGTATGCgaaaggcaatatatatatatatatatatatatatatatatatatatatatatatatatgtgtgtgtgtttaactaTAGTGGAGATGGTATTAAGCTGTGTCAAACACCACATTTGATTTTTTGTCAGATTTACAAGGATGGAACACAATGGGTTGAGAACGATCACAGAGGAATGATTCAATCGGCTTTAGTGGTAGGTTGTCTAGGCCGACTGCTTGAAGCTTCAAAACGAGATGTGGGACAATGGTGTTGAAAAGAGCCTGACAGATTTAATGTGATCAGTGGGCTGAAATCACTACCACCTGCAAGTCTACAAAGGTAATCTAATGTAGATAGGACCGCTAGTTCTCTACTCTTTCGAGTTCTGAATCTGCCTTGTAGGTGGTAGAAAATATTATACGCAACAAACTgagcaaatttatactctgtttgcgctgaattagtggattttttttgtttacgcTAGTTCAGTCAAAacataactctatatttatattttgatgctagacccgtccagtgtcaaaatataggagttaacgtcattttttggatgtgtgaaacctccttgcgtcagtgagatgcaagataggtgttcccgcccaaaaattCTCTTTaagaccctagcgccttatttatcctcccatgcaaaaatggtgcatgggggaggtgggcctaaataatggcgctaaacctgCTGAGCACCattattcaacgcctgggtcagggcaggcattaggggacctgtggacacatttccatggtcaaacaccatggaaagagcccacaggtgcccaccaaaaaaacacaggaacacccctacccacaccagaaggacaccagaggatgggggggaccccatcccaggtaaatagaggtagatatttaaaaaatatttttaaagtgccattaggggccctgaaattggcccccctacatggtactggatgcaatggccatgcccaggggacccttgtcctctgtgctggccattggggtggtgggcatgactcccgtcttttataagacaagagtaatgtggtatggatggttatgCATTACGCtaagctggttaaaggcattttttttgcctcttaccaacctagtgtcatttttttaggcaaaactcCCTTCCCCTGCACCGCCACCCCCActcggctaacgtaattttcccagacactagactaccctttgcaccggattgcgaGATTCCATAAATATTGTGCTCAGCTGGTGCCGTGGAATGAGGCAAGCCTGCGCTATACTTTTTTAatcaaaactgcgtttgtgcagttttgcgtcaaaaagtattaataaggGCCTAATTTCTCAAAATTTCACAAAATAAAGTAATACGGAGATAGGCCAGAGGTTGTTGAAATCATCGGATGGCAACGGATAGTTTTATCATAGTAGCTTTGCAACAGTCTGGTAGTTTGCCTTATTTTAAGCAACATTTGAATAGAGAGGTTAATCTGTGTGCAAATGCAAGCTGTACTACTTCGTAACGTTTGTTGGGTACATTTGGTTTGGGAAACCAGAAGGTTTAAAAAATATTATGGCGTTCATAGTATCCATTGTGAACATCTCGTTTAAACATGAAAATCTTTTTGTAGGAAGGAGTAGGCGGTGAGGTCACCATCATGCTATCACATTCCCATTCAGGGATTATTTGTTGTCTGATCTCGATTTTAAATCTGTCACAATATTCCTGTGAGGAAGGCGTAACTGGATTAGAACATTTGCGGCTGAGGATTGATCAATTATTCTAAATAGTTATCTTATTTTTTTAACAGGTTGAGATTTGGCTGCGTGTAATTATTTTGTTTTCACTGAGTATTTTGCTGATTGAAATTAGTGAGGGTTTTTACATAAATGTGTTTCCTTTCTCAACAATATTGAAGACTTCATGGAAGATCGCAACGCAAGTCATATAACCTCAGGCAACCAAAGCCAATGACTCGCTGATAGCACCAGCAAAGGAGAAGGCTAATAAAGTGTGGAAGGGCATTGACTACAGAACCCTCCAAAACCTCTCTTCCATCAGTCACTGCAGCCTCTGTAGTTACAGAAAAATTGTCATGACTCTCTTCTACAAAATACACACCATGGTGCTCTGTGGCTGAAGAAGAGAAGTTTTATACTTCTGTGACACCTGATGCTCGGAATGGTATTTTCCTTTAATACCGAGAAGTGAAGACAGATTCCTAGGTTTTCACAGCAGATAGGGACTGTCAGGCTCACCTATTCCGATAATTTCCTTTACTCTCCTGCTACACTATATACTTTACATAGACTCTAGCTTCGGCTTTGCATTCACAGTACAATACCTATACTCATCTTTCACTTCTCCAGTTCTTTTTACGTCAGGCCTACCACACAGCACCAActatctggttgcaaaagacctacacccagatttacaaagatcttACATCCGGTTTGCgttactttttttttaacacagacccAATGCAAAATACAGGCTCGTACCCACAAACCAGTGCAAATGGAGATTTGGGCTGGTTTGTAACCAAAAGTAACTCAACTCtgtgcaatgtgctgccttgtgttactgtgcGTCGAGGAGGCATTCCACGGGTTGTGCATGGGCATTTCagtacatccacccatggattttcatGCAAGTCCATACCTTCAAAGTCTTATAGATCTGCGTCAATTTGCTGGCATAATgagaaatattttgttatttttggagGGAGGGACCAAACAGCAAATTGCTGGCAGCTCCTCCATCTTAAAAATACGCTTTTGTGTACATGTTGTTTGCAGGAACTGTCTTTTGTTGACTAGGTCTAAGTGTACAGCTGTTTCAGATAACTGACTAGTATAACTGGCAGTAGGttaaacaaataaacaacattCTAAGAAAGGAAACGATAATGAAGTTTTACTGTCTTGCTGATTACCCTATCCCACATTTTCTGCCGATTTACAGTGCTAATCCAATCTTCCATTATACTATAATCGTCAAATGCTGGATTCAGCAATATGGTATACATAGGCTGCCATATGCACTTAAACATTGTCCTTAACCCCAGTGCATTCACAGCACAAAACGCTGAAGTAAACTCTAGAGAAGATGGGCATCCATTGAACTGAATCAAGCAAATGGTTAGATAGGTCTATCGTAATTGTTGCTcatgagtagtaggaagggatacctttaatcaccatattaaaagtgacagttgtcccgccccggaaatgacgtcatatccggtggctgggacttccggtgtcccagaaagcccaccccggaagtgacgtgcatgggggtgtgtcacgtggtttgtgaacacgtgttgttggctggtagagccaccctttttttttttttttttgaaatgctgcatataaggagctggttagaaccggctgtcaaaccgcaaaccagggctgaatcagtttgccaaggcgctatgaagagatacaatccgatcgccagaaaagccgtctcctcaggggccctgaacactattggtagatattaccggaccctcgcccctcgtacgatggatgagaatgcacaacagggtgtcccagacacccgggataccgatgttacaggttttcaagaggaactttgccatcggcttgaaaagcttgacctcaaggatgtgtcgcccttgatatcccctattaagggggccggcagtgacagcgatgtctcgaaagatggattaagcggggcatctaacgtcgtagacattgaagttgaagaatgtgtaccacccccgaattcgcccatctatgaagacatgggcttccaggaggaccccgaggcagaggccgttattttacaaccatcaggtgtaagttcaggcgctgtttctgccccaatggacctctgcgactcccaagatttcagaggagcctctgagtgtgaagcgaatgctgaggttagtaaagacattttttattttatttttttatgcctgtatactctaatgtcatacttttaactaataatgtgtcttgtgctttctgtttgaaccctagaacataacagaagaaagagagcctctagaagggtcagctccaaaggttaacaccgtaaattttttctgcttatgctgttccagacagtctgaaagtattacaagccagaacaaagagcctcgtaagaaatgtgtttgcacctacactagccacgatcttgaaaaggaagctccgggcgtaccctgtgacaccatatggccggttaaaggctttgcagctgccgttgtgaacgcatgtgttaaaagggattattatgacctttgctacgggcataaaattaatgaccctcaacaggaggctcacgaatgtctatacgatgcatacactgcaagaacaattcgtcacgtttgtaaccggatagacacttatcgggtatataagctgttaagggttgtgtatgggctgtctgctgtgaagaaaagtgtccactgtgacatgatgaaggtcttggctgcggctgtccttgagatccgatacgctgcagagccatgctcaaaactcgaccgcatgcacgggatgtgtcccccctttgacaaacgtatggtagaaagggttatagaaagacgaatgtgtgacatttattataaaaacagaagaatgttgtctttagccccgcgaaaactgttttaaataaataaataaagaaataaataaaaaaataaataaaaaaaaaaaagtagaccataaatatgttacttaacgctccatacttactcacttttaggaggggattccgggtatcgagatgcaagatgtctatgagttacaaccgggctacatctgtatcgggagattgatttttgtgctggttaaagaaagaatagctgaaatacagcctgtgactctgcgatgtctgaacatttcggaaccttcggccttgttgcaatgtaactgccatgagtgtatcgccaagtggtgtatcaatggccggctaaacgcatctgttaaatgctgggccttggacaaagaccacaagcgcaagttaagactttcacctgagacgggggtgcatgaggctttggagaacatgactgtagattatctcacaaataaaggttctgcattgtcctatctagaactgtatgaactgttgaattatatcagtatcctgagcgttcagagttatagacgtggggaacgggaagtcatgtctagagctattgagagtatagctataaaaatatcaatgtttgtgtcgcttagggtttgtaaaggaacatgctctgagtaacatgtgtagtggatgttgtactatgtatacgtttgtaaaaaagGCCACATTGGATCCGTGTTTTGACatttataagctatgtagcacaaaatgtcaaatacacgctggttgtataccccagccgcacatgtatgttttttatgtttaataaaatgaccttacacaaaacaggtgtctttcatttcggggtgttgatgtgagacagcatgacggatgctgatttaaggaagctttattacgataaacagggggttggaagtttcggaggctccgaagctctatttagaagggctcgagctgaaaatgaatctgtaaaacgtgccagtgtgaagacatggttagctggggaagaggcttattcgctacaCAAACCTGTCAGGAGATGCTTTAAGAGGCGGTCCacagttgttaacgcacagctcgattatcagtggcaggccgacataatcagtcttcaagatctggcACAACATAACGATggtgccatgtatatattaaccgtcatagacgtcttgtccaagtacgcatatgcagaggcgttaaacgataaaagtggtaccagcgttacagctgcttttaaagacatcttcgctagcgggcgcgtgccccagaaactacaaacagacgccggaaaggaatttttaaacaaacatttccaaaaattattagaccagaacgctgttcaacattttgtaacgcacaccgaggtaaaggccgctgttgtagagcgttttaaccgtactttaaagtcgaagatgtggcgatacttcaccgccaacaacacctacagatacgtggatgttctaaaggcttttatagatgtttataacgccacctaccatcggacaatcaaaatggcccctgttaaggttacaagggataattcgttaacggtgtggagaacggtgtacggtgggcgtctcacacagaaggtcaagaaaccggatttaaaagaaggggctcatgtcagggtttcaaagttgaagggtgtcttcaccaaaggctaccagcaaacattcagcgatgagatattcatagtggaaagtgtgcagtttaaagaaggggtatatatttacaggttaaaggactacgctggggaagaggtatcgggtgtcttttacacagaagagttacaagaggtgccctacgacccgaacagggtgtacagggttgaaaaggttctgaaaagaaaagggagcggagcccggcgacaggcgttggtcaaatggcgcgggtggcccgagaaatttaacagttgggttctggccagctcgttgcacggtgtgtgaggtatagctgtaaacgctatgatggagaactcccctttttatatcacgctgccatccaacgcttcgaaggacatgttcccagacaatcagatttcgagttatacagtgaaacttgcaaagccagtggatttgaaaggcccgtgggaggtggcactaacggaaatacagtaccctagaacttggaatacctttacaaaggccgatgttaaatttcatataaagcgacctcaggatgcactgacctataacttgtctttcccacacggctattaccctaccgtcgcaacggtggtcgatgccatcaacaagtctatagccagcactgaagcgtatgcgaatatatatctggtattggatcacgttagaagaaaggtggttcttaaagccccagagttcagtacagtgtttaaatgtagtggtaaattacaaagggttttagggaccgtacagcatcaccaaaggcagatggatccagaccctacatgccccgatattaacggcggtttttatacactctacgtttatagcgacattgtagagccgcagagggtcggggatagttattcccctttgttgaggtgggtcccggtgcagggtgaaaataacacaatggttaatatacaacatcacaaactcgactatgttgcaatttctaaaaaccattttgacactataaccatcatggtgtacaacgatcagtcggagccggtcgcctttaaatacgggaaagttattgttaagcttcatttaaggccacggcgcgaaggtgactattagacagctgcaatggtcaccatgaaaacctacggggatccctcgatgtacagggactattatagagttcaggcagggtatggcggtccccaaccctactttcaaggggctccggttatgtatggggctggattggggggtttcttccggagcatgtttaggcgtgccatgccctttttgagaagagggttcgaaattgcaaaacctcatgttaaagcggcagctacaaacatagcccaggacgttgtgggcagtgtaacgtctgcggtagcagagcgcatgaatagacagccccaagaaggagcgggttgctgtataaagcgcatggttttgttaaaaggaagcgaagggcattGCGGCGTAGGGGGccaccaaggccctataagaagcgccggactacttcaaaaggccctcacaaaagaagagtcataagacggaagagatcaaccaagaagaagagaactcgttctagtgcgaatattttttaaagcaacgaccatggccttcgtacactgtgcatcgggtgaatgcgccaaatctgagttagatctgttttctctcaaacccacacagacaagcattgaaaacagttttttcatggaagtgtcaccaatggctgctctgacaccccttgcaccgatagagttttatgtgtcgggatccacggatatgtaccttgatctcaacaatactctcctgcacctcgtctgtaaaataaccaaagcgaacggtgacaacatcgaggctgatgctagagtggccccgatagcataccccatcgcaacaatgtttaatcaagtggacattaacctaggcgatcgcctcgtcacacagagtgataacatgtatgcctacagggcctacatagagagtattctaaattatagtcgtgatgcgctggacacacatctttcagcggggctcttctaccgagataccgaagcgcatttggagaacacagctttggacggagacaacgagggttttaaaaaaagagccagcttcgtcgccggcagtaggcagtttgacctcctggggcgcgtacattcagaccttttcttccaagacaaactgttagtcaacggtattgatcttaagatcaaactcaatcgtaacaaggactctttctgtctcatcagcggtgatgcagagcagtataaactggttatattgtcagcgagcctgtttgtaaagagagtgaaagtgtccccaagtgtcagactggcccatgctgaagctttacaattatcgaacgccaagtacgccattgaaagagtcgctctgaagatattcagcatccccgccggaacccggttaacgcagcagcagaatctatttctggggcaattaccgaaactcatcatcatagggtttgtggacaacactgcttttagtggcctctacaactcaaaccctttcaacttcaaacactatgatatcaactatgccgctctggttcacgagggtgctgtgatccccgcaaaacctttcacgccgaattttggaacatcaaattttgtccgggaatatctaggactggtctcgataacggggaaacagctgcgggactcaggagtagttgtttcaagggaagggtatgctgcaggctacacgctgtttgcgttcgacctgacacctgacatggaagatggagaccattacaacctgatcaaaaacggaaatctaaaagcagaaatacgttttacacaggcactggcggccaatgtgaacatggttgtgttctctgtattggacagtgttattcagatcaaccacgcccgtcagcttatgtttgactaccattgaaaaagtgtaaaataaaaaaaaaaaattttttttttttttattttttaaaaaaatatataaaatggacactactgagatacgtgacttcttaagtagacataaatatgctaagaaatactttctaggggtataccctagcgatggactacctgaaaagataggtccggaaaggccacgtaccctcgtctttaacaccgatccccattacaagggtggggcacattgggcggcactgtttctggatgtggacaaggttatagtgtttgatagtttagctgaattccctaagcatagtatttatacaaagccgatattcaaatatgtaaaaaaagcatcacccacggttGTGTATAATAAACTACGGGTACAGGATCCttttgccatcacatgtggggaacactgtatatactttattagtaaaatgtctgaaggtataacgtttagaaattttttaaatctatactcagatgatttagtaaacaacgacggtgttgttatgaaatatgtgaatgaaaactacaggacaatgtcacacgttgttaaaacagactctggtctctgtcaaaagtgtaaggtcttgtaaagctgttatttgtacttgtgagtgtctaaaataaaaaacatcttaaacaagctttcatcctaggcatttttttttttttaatccgtactgtgtacattttcaaaccattcataaataaaaagatggcatactccggctgaaaatttaaaagtgtttattacaagcatgtttcaacacgaacatttacatggttaaacatataaaatgaagcacattttttcgaaccgtaaaaacttttaacaaaaaaaaactgtacatgtgtgcaaaattagatcggtagccatgtgttcattttgaatagtctctttttaggccccataggaagatcagcacggtcccgagcgggtgttagttgtggaaagaaaggcgatgtcgatatagcggggctccttgtaaaaatagcgggggccgggtcttttaaactttcaagcttacggcgattctcggcatttccgatgatcgtggagggaatgttgagttccgcagctgcatttaggaactgttcccagcctctaggagcttctcgtgttgttagggttttaccgtgtgtgagaccccggaccagatcatacatatgggaaccagcaaccggctgccctttgtaaacgaattcaccccgggcgttccaagtggtcaaatctttagtagtactcattttactgagtaacatttgcgcagcccctctatatttctgactgatattttttaaaaggtctaagacaaaggcatcagttgtgggtgtgggacctatgtcatgagcctgcgtagagggtccaggcggctgttcagcatctggggtgtacagcgtcagtttggttttttcagaggtgagttgcttgtagtattgtagaaagttttgaagggctcctgagtaaagccctgccttgtcgtggggttttaaatcagtccggttcaaaatggctttgatttccgcatcgagacgatgtgtttcgtttttgcgtatgtcccagacatccgtgttagaaggggccagatgttccacctgttgcc is a window encoding:
- the LOC138283221 gene encoding uncharacterized protein — its product is MGVCHVVCEHVLLAGRATLFFFFFEMLHIRSWLEPAVKPQTRAESVCQGAMKRYNPIARKAVSSGALNTIGRYYRTLAPRTMDENAQQGVPDTRDTDVTGFQEELCHRLEKLDLKDVSPLISPIKGAGSDSDVSKDGLSGASNVVDIEVEECVPPPNSPIYEDMGFQEDPEAEAVILQPSGVSSGAVSAPMDLCDSQDFRGASECEANAENITEEREPLEGSAPKVNTVNFFCLCCSRQSESITSQNKEPRKKCVCTYTSHDLEKEAPGVPCDTIWPVKGFAAAVVNACVKRDYYDLCYGHKINDPQQEAHECLYDAYTARTIRHVCNRIDTYRVYKLLRVVYGLSAVKKSVHCDMMKVLAAAVLEIRYAAEPCSKLDRMHGMCPPFDKRMVERVIERRMCDIYYKNRRMLSLAPRKLF